In Oscillospiraceae bacterium, the genomic window AATATATAAGACGCCCGACAGCAAAGCTGTATGAAGGCTGATGCCGGATAATAAAATCAACAGCAGACCGTAATTAAAGGGATTATGCAGTCGTTTCGGAAACGCGAGGACAATCAACTCAATACAGGGCAATATCAGGCAATAGCTCCTCGCGATTGCCGCATACTGATAAAATATATAGTAAGTATACGGGAGAATTACCAATAAAATCAGCGGCAATTTAGATTTATAAATCAGAAGCCATACGCCTATTGCCGAAAACAAAAACGGAACGATGAAGAGATATCGGTAGGGTAAGCCGAAGAAAATGAATATTTTCAAAATGATCGGCCATAGAGCGGGGCTGCCCTCATATGCCATCACTTTGAAAAGCTCATCCAGATTCGTATCTCTTGCAATCAGCCACGATTGTGCCTCGTCTGTCCAAGGTTCATGAAAAATACCGATGATAAAAGTCAGACCGATAAACAATAAAAATGCAATCAGTTTTACCTCTTTTTCATGTTTTGTGAAAAAAGAGTCGCTTTTGATCCGGAATTCGTTTTTTATGACAGCCATTTAATCAATCTGATGATCCCCATTTTTGCGCCTTGGCGGTGTGCCGAGACATTCTTTCTGCTCTCAATTTCTTTCCGGTTTTCGCGGTAATATTCATATGACCGCAACAACATTTCTTCATTTGTCATCGTGGGAACAAATCCGAGCTTCGCTTTTATTTTTGAGGTGTCAAATACAAACGAGGAGGACAGCATCTTATATTGATACGGACCGAGCGGTGAGAGGCCCAGCGCGAAGCATAATTTCATTCCAAAAATGGCTATTCCGGCGGGGAAGTGCGCCAAACGGGATTTTGAGCCGGATTGTTCAATGACATATGTATAGACTTCATTAAATGTCTTGACGTTATCCGAACCAATGTTGAAAATCTCGTTTTTCGGATAATCCAAAGCCATAAAACAAGCATTAATCAAATCTTTCGCATAAATGAACTGATATTTATTATTGCCGTTTCCGACCATCCACAGCTTCTTGTTTTCGTCGATAAATTCATATAAAATCGCAAGCAGTCCGAGGCGGCCTTCGTCGATGATGGTCGGGCATCTGAAGATCACAGATTTAACCGCTGAATTGTTTGCAAGAAGAACCTTTTCGCATTCGAGTTTGGACTTTCCGTAAATTTCAATGGGATCGGGGGCTTCATCCTCCGTTACCAGCTTGTCAAAATTGTTCCCCCAAAGACAGTTGCTCGATGTAAAAACGATTTTGGTGACATGATACTTTTCCGCAAATTCCAACACGTTTTTTGTGCCGTCCACGTTTGAAGACCAAAGGTCTTTTAAGTCTTTTTTCACATGCGCCAGCAGCGCCGCAAAGTGGAAAACCGCATCGAATTGATACTTTGAAAAGACAGAATCCATCAGCTCTTTGTCGCGGATATCGCCCTGATAAAAGAAAAACCGCTCGTGCGTATAATCATCCGGCTGTAAGTCGATGCTGACGCAGATGTCGCCTCTTTCGACGATCTGTTTTTTCATAATTCCGCCTAAGAAGCCGCTTCCGCCGGTCAATAGAAAAGTTCTCATTTTATTTCTCCCGCTCCGATAATTCTAATTTTTTCTATTATAACTCCAATGTAAATAGGTGTCAATATTTAGAATATATATGGTTAT contains:
- a CDS encoding NAD(P)-dependent oxidoreductase, yielding MRTFLLTGGSGFLGGIMKKQIVERGDICVSIDLQPDDYTHERFFFYQGDIRDKELMDSVFSKYQFDAVFHFAALLAHVKKDLKDLWSSNVDGTKNVLEFAEKYHVTKIVFTSSNCLWGNNFDKLVTEDEAPDPIEIYGKSKLECEKVLLANNSAVKSVIFRCPTIIDEGRLGLLAILYEFIDENKKLWMVGNGNNKYQFIYAKDLINACFMALDYPKNEIFNIGSDNVKTFNEVYTYVIEQSGSKSRLAHFPAGIAIFGMKLCFALGLSPLGPYQYKMLSSSFVFDTSKIKAKLGFVPTMTNEEMLLRSYEYYRENRKEIESRKNVSAHRQGAKMGIIRLIKWLS